The sequence TTGGATGGACTATAAATTTATAAACTTTGAAGAGCACACAGCAATACGTAACTTTTCACTTTTACTTAAATCGAATACTTAAGATTGGGTCATCTTCTTGACTAAGATTGTTTTCAACACAAAAAAATGTATCACACTAGGGCGAAACCTTCACCGGTTCTTCCTCTTCCGGACTGAAGAACAGTGCACTCACTGCGAACAACAGAAAAACAACTCCTCCAATTAGGGTCACTGAAATTGAACACATGTGATTATTATTTATTCTAGGGACGAAAAATCTTGATAGCTTCCACTAACCTGTTCTAACGGAAATTTTCTGTGCAATCATTCGCCCTCCAATGACAGCCAGTCCAGTACAAATCGCATGACCAATAACACCTCCAATGATCACACCGTACACGTTTTCGCGGGCACTTAGAATGATTGTGGTGAGCTGGGAACGGTCACCCCATTCGGCCAGAAACGTCATCGTGAATGCCTGCATGAAGATTCGTACCAACAGATTCATCGCCGTTTGTTGCTTGTTTTTGCGTATCACTCCAGTTTCAGCATCTTGAATTAGCGTTGCAGAAGCTTCCTTCTCCAGCTGGGATTGGTTGCAGTTTGTAAAGTATGTAAGATAGGATTTGAAATATCGTTATGTTATGAAGTGCTGGAGCTTACTTGTCAGAAAAAGCGAAACTGAACAAAAAAGCAATAAGCAGTAGGTACGATTGCAAAAAACATTGAGAAGCGTACAAAATTATTCGTGAAAAGCAAGTGTATCTGTTTCATATAGATTTGAATTGTGTGCGTGGTTTATGCTAGAATGCGTTATTTACGGGGATTTTATCGATTACCTAAATGTGCGCCCTTAATTAGTTCAGTTACTCGTACAGCGTCAAACCATTTGAATTCCAGCGCCATTTTTTGTTGCCATTTATCCATTGATGAACTGCAAACTAGTGTCTACGGATTGGATACCTCATGTAAGAACGTTTCCATCCAAGAATCTTCCTTTCTACAGATAATTGTCTAGCAAGTGTTGAGACTGGATCAACTTTAGATTTAGAACTATAAATaattgtattgcaacaacattctgTCCTCCGATTACTCCAAATTACAATTGCAGAATTTCAGAATATTTCAAAGTTTGTGGGCAGAAAGATGACCACGAAATTTTGGTAAACTTATTCAATGTCAAAGTTTCACTGTGTAACGAAcgtgattgaaaaaaattgcgaCATCAAGCCTTTTTTgtatcgattatagaggttttaaccttatggccattcgcctcttcggactagaagaactttctgaccctatgtgcgagattgcactcttaccagccgctacctaatatTGGGTACCTAAAATTTGAGTCAACTAAAGTGCACCTCCCCAATTTTAGacaacgagtgatgacctcaaaattcaggtaaatgtaagtttagtcaaagtgttatgccataacaaagcacgctactcATTTTTTACGAGTCTAGTCAAAGTTTGAGTTGATAATGACCTAATTTtaggtagcttatagaagagttCGACAATGAGTTATTTCtcatcaaaaaataggtaaatatgattttcagtgtgggaatcgaacccagatgggctgcgtggaagcataaatcaaataaacatagatttcccagtgtaatagtaatgtagttgagcaacccgtgacaccaaaagcaccgtctggtggagaatgggtgcgtaaatgctcctaaaatgcatgcaaaaagttgcctgcgcatttaacacaatcacagtagctaatggaaaaaagtacacccgtttgtcactagaggtgctgttagtgttacCGTACAgtaagaaatctatgtttatttgatttatggtggaagcataaatcaaataaacatagatttcttacTGtaggtgacactaacagcacctctagtgacaaacgggtgtacttttttccattagctactgtggttgtgttaaatccgcaggcaactttttgcatgcattttaggagcatttacgcacccattctccgccagacggtgcttttggtgtcacgggttgctcaactacattactattacactgggaaatctgtgtttatttgatttatggtggaAGTCATCAAGCCATGTCGCAGGGGTTTTTCCGCAGTTTCATTTATCTACCTTTTAGGATTTTTCGTATGATTATGCAAAATAGTAAAACTATGTCAGTGACTGCTTCATGTCATGACTAATTGGATTTCGGAATAATTGCCCTTATtatcgttctcacttccacttccactttcacatcactcacatatcacttcacttgattttacctattaccagtatcacgcatagttaAATGATCACTGTAGTAGACAAaactattttttccaaaaaaatgttggtggcgggATGtttataatgacatcaagttcatccaagtaattactattgtctctgaagcgactgcCGTAGTAAGGacttaaattcacttcactcgatttccaccgtgaagtgataccgataataagggtcacaatcacttcacttggttttcaccgtatagtgataccggtaataaggcccAATGTTACCATATGCATCCGTTAATGTCGAGCGCAGGAGAATCTGTCGGACATAGCAAAACGATTGACAGATTGCTTAATTTTTATTGATGCGCCATAATCGATCCAAACTATGTTTTCCAAAGCTATAAGATGGAATTTTCCAATACacactggcccttattaccgttctcccTTCCACTTTCCCATTcgcttcacttacatgtcaccaaagacatcatattaacaagatatccagctctcacatttcccgaacaaatcattggcaacatccttttttgcgtgcatggtgccctcaggcgagtccgtatcgaatctcgtacatagaagtaggggagagaaatgtcaaattcgtgcgcgccaaaacagcagcactgcgcactcatacaattgacatgatatgttgaatgtgatgccgtgcgatggcgttggtgaactgaagattgagatcgcttcaagctgacagggtctgatgtcACATAACTTGATTTTAGCTATTACCAGTattacgcatagtgaagtgatcactgtggcggaaaaaactaattttttcaacaaaatgtttatggcgtgatgttcataatggcatcaagttcatccaagtaattacttttgcctCTGAAGCTACTTCCTTagtaaggacctacattcacttcacttggttttcaccgtgtagtgataccggtaataagggccactggAAGGTGTTTTCTTGGCACATATTATGGCAATTCCCTATATTCATTACGTATAAACAGGTTTAGTCATTTGTTACTATGCAAATCTGTTTTGATACATTTTGTGTGCAATCATCCCGGTAAGGCTATAACATTCTGCTTCCCACACAAATTGACTGTAATAACTAATACAGACTGTATTAAATAATACTGTATACTAAAAGCCCGGATTTACTTGTAATTCACAAACATACATCGAACCGAAGGTTGAAATTAAGTGGATCGGACTGACAAATACATCGGAGGAAGAGGTTCCTGCTACAACTATTGAAAGTTCCATGGCTGACGGATTCGTGTATTAGGGCTTACTGGTAACCGCCAAGAATGATACAAGAAGGATTATTTTATCCGAAAACCGTaaatttggactcagaaaaccaCATCGGTCGATGTAAGTACGGCAGTAACAGGACATCCATCTAAACGTTTATTGGACCGATTATTCTCTACGGTCATGAGAAATACGCTGAAAATCATCTATGACAAATTGCAGATGGGAAACGGAACGTGTAGACGgcatatgaatcacgaattgcaatatCTAGTTGATGAATCACTTGTCTTACGTGCTGCAATTATTAATTAGAATATCGGACGACTACTCATAGGAAAATACTTCTTAAATATAATCAGAAACGGGGAGGATTCATGAAAGTCTACGTTTATCTTAGAGGGAGGAGatagcgtttttttttcgaattttcaacATAATCTAAATACGAATTCATGGCAATGCTTCAGGTGAACGAGAATGTCATTACTTGAAAGCAGATTGTAcggttgtcccgggttggcggttcaatgcataagacgcTGGTCTTAAAAGccggttgtcgtatgttcgagcaccgacctggatttttagtgtcagtaggatccatagtactggccatgcaatgattctgtacgctaagaatcggctgggaagtctgttgaaacagaaaggccaaattccacaaaaggaatgtaatgccaagactttgctttgctagatTGTGTAATTCCTCTTCATTTTAAATCCATGTAACTTCTAGTTGACTGCGCCATGAGATTGGACCGCGGAATTGTTACGTTCGCTGTATAGCATGTAGTCGAATCATGTTGAAAAACAGAGGATTTCAGACCATTTTTTAAAGTATTTCCAGTAACGCAAAGTGCACTAACATTGAACTGTATAATGACTATACTCGAAAAaaataagcagaaggcttctcgtatctaaaccttctaccagaggagtggaACTTAGgtatcttagcgatacgagtcatccgagtctttgatatgtcagaaaataaaggcaaaggtcgtttgccatttactatccgaaccggcaagagtaaagttacgagaagttgtcacattctgcccacgacggcttctcacacaatgtgtttcattgtgttgatattttctcatctctatatagttagttataacaccggaatggaagatttgtccgaaactattgcttgagtgcctggagttgtagcgtatggctatgcgtcccagggtgcaaaaaaaatctgtcaaGTGATTATTAAGACGACTCTAGCTTTATATGGACCAGTAGGTCTAAGTGATCAAAGAAAGAGAATTCCAAACAAATAATGCCTCAACAAAATAATTCGTGCGCGGTTGCGTTCAACCCAGGACAGTCCCACAGGTGGATCGTGAAACAGTTGAAAATCAACAATTTGACCGCGTCCGGTGGTAAAGTCGTTCAAGGGAACCCAAGCGACCAGCGGCAAGCTGGTAACGGAACGAAGACGAAGAACCTGCATCCCTGTGTACGCAAGGAAAGAGGAATTACTTCAAGCACAAGCCAAGCCTTTCAATTcggaacgaggtcaaggagatCAATTTGTTCGTCTAGTTCATCCAACAAGCTATGCAGTGGACCGGAATTCATGTCTACAAAGTAACTAGGGGGTCTAACCGAACCGATAAACAGAATACGATGGCCAAATCCTACGCCAGGAAGCTGTTCCGCGAGTTATTTGTTGCAACCGAAATGCATCGTATTAGACGAATAGACGCTTACTAAAGCAGATCCCCGGTTTGGAGTTTCTTTTATCGTTTCCCGTTTGGATGTTCCAACGAAGTTTCGAAAGAAGGTCGGTCCCACGGACTGCAATGATCAATCTGTTTGGACCATATCGGGCATTGTACCTTTATGCGCAACCGGTGTTGGAGTGCTACAAAATCAACGTTGTTTTTGTACCGAAGAAGGCAGTTCCTCTAAATTCGCTAGAACTTCGCTCAATAGAAAAATTATGGGCGATTATGAAGGAAAACCTTCGGAAAACAGGTCAACAAGGTCTTCAAAAACGACAaggatttgaagaaagagaGAATTGAAGTGTGTTAAAGAATAAGCGCAAGTGTTGAACAAGATTTGATGGGTTGAAGATGTGGGTTTTTACCCTAAGAGAGGTGGTTGACTAAACCAACTTTGCAAAAACATAGCTAAAgtcacgtaatcgacaaaaacgcatttttttttctccgctAATTAAGAAGAGGTTATTTTTACTGAGTTAatagaatttagaaaaaaaaaacagaaaatttgaatgatcaaaaagaaaaacgatttttatactatTGAAACGTAGAAAGGTCACTCATAGGAAATTTGACGTTGTTCCGATACAGTTGTACAAAGAAGCATAAGTCATGCAATAAGAAGATCAAACAATCGCAAAATTAATCATAATTCCCGAAATGTCATTTGATTTACAAAATTATCGACACACAAATACTGATCTAGAAATTCTGCTGCTATCCCAATCGTGTCTTATTCACAAACATCATTCCAGTACCATACCGAAGGCGCTTCTCATAATGAGTTCAGTGACAATATTCATGGTTAACCGTAAAGCTTTAAATCTGTCATACTGAGACAAGCAGCTACACGTCATAGATAAGAAACTAACATTACAATTGATAGCAAAAGGTAAACGATGAGCACGTGCAGTGAAAAGATGACAAAAGCATAGTAACGCTCGGCCACACACAGGGGCTTAGTAGTGATGTCCACTGTTCAATATCAACATGATTCGTGACATGTTAAATAACATAATGTGACAGATGATGCAGAGCCCAATCTAGGTACAGTAACACGATGAATGAGGTGGTGGTGGGTGGTTGACACATAAAATGAAGACGAAGATGAAACGGAAAGCAGAAAATAAACATAATGCAATGGAATGCAGTGTTAGAAACACTTGAGTCTACATCTAGATCGTAGATTTTGCTAACCCGTTTGTTTTGGCCGAGAGAACCGGTTGAACCGGACGTCACAATTTCGTTCGCATCGGTTAATCCGTTCGGTACTGTACCGTTGACTGTGGTGCCTGTACCGATTCCACCGTTGGCCACGATCCCCGACCGTGCCCGCTGGCGTTGCTTGTTCTGCTCACCGACCGTTACGGCAAGACTTTTGGACGAACCATGCTTATTCCTATTAATACTGTTTATGCTATCATTGAGATGATGACTAGCGAGATGGAGATTCGATGCTTGCAACTGGGATGTCGATACGGACATGCGAATCGGTTGAGGCAGATCGTGGCGATTCGAGACGAGTGAATGGATCGATCCGTTCAGTGTACTTCCGCCGGTACGGTCGGGTGAGGTTAATGCCTTGCTACTACTGTCTTGTTCATTCAGGAGGACCAGCTCAACTGTCTCCTTGCGGTTATTGTTCATCGATCGTATTAACTAAGTTTATTGGACGCACAATACAAAATCGACAGGCAGGTCCAGGAAGGAAGAACAGGAAAGATAtagtttagtttgtttttttttttattgttgtatGGGAATACCTAAAGCGCTGCATAAAGAGAATATTTGTGTTCTGTGATATGCTAACATATTTTGTAAGATGATTGCAAATAGGAAGTATTAGTAATGAAGCTTGGTAGTTTACAttgctttgttttaattacaTTTATGTACAAAAACAGTAACGCACTTGTTTTGCCAAACTGAAGTGAAAGCAAATTACCTTACGAGGCTAAGTCGGAAGAGCATGAAACGACAAATGGTTTCAGGTGACGTTTATATCAttctttttgattttgaaatatatttcaACACAAGACAAGCAATTTGAAAGTCCGATAAAGCGTGCAGTTCTAGAATAAAACCTAATGACGTTAAAACGTATAGACTCCTGATGTTGTACTACTGCTATTTCGTATACTTTCGGGTTACAACATATTGGAACCAGTaatattttgagaatttttgttgatttttattgattaatttaaaaataatagactatATTATGCTTTTCACTCACAGTATTGTCATACTGCTTTGAACGGTGTTTGCAGGTTAGATAAATCACAAACATACATAACAATGATCTACCATAAAGATTACATAAAGATCAGAAATACCACAAATTTACTAAAAATAAACGATGAACCAATCTGTTCtgataaatttgttaaaattcgATGTATCTGGCATATGGTGAACACCCTCAAATGTTTTGTTAGTTCTTATAGTATAATAAAATTGAGGATGCTGTTAGTTTAAGCCcgtttattatattttttcagTGTGAGTAGAAATGAAAAGGATTGTTCAAGGTCTTTGATGTTAAACACTGTTTAGTGTATTTACCTCGCATGTGAAATAGCAGTTGCCCCTAAACTAGTCACATTACTGATCCATGTATAGAGGTACTGGATCTGCGTCTAGACTCAAAATACAGTAAGTCTATGTATAAGTTCCACTTCCACGATCTGGACCTGGATCGGTAATATGATGGATCCAGATACTGATTCAATCCCTAAACTTCCAGTTTGGAACAGTAATATGATAAGGCCAAGACCAGAACCAGAATTCAGGGACTAAAAACGCAAATTTAAAATGAATTCTTTACTCGTATTCTGGAATTCAATTCTGTTACTGAAACTGAAATTGTTACTTGAATTCGGGAACAGGAACTGATTCGAGAACTAAATTCTGCACCCGCACTTTGGAACTGAGTTGAGAGTTCAGATTCggtatttttatcaatcaatcatatctaatatgtaACGCTCAAATGATATCAAATCCGTCGTTCGAGCACGACCAAGGTAAGTTTTTCTcctggacgcactttgatttcgtaaACATTAGAACAATTTAATTATGGGTATATTAAaatactgaaagttttatcataaacatGCTTTATGCTGAACATATTGTTGATTGCATGTAGCAAAAACTAATGATATGTTAAGTACAACAAAAGACatacacgatcaaaaacttatcactttcctcatgataaattttgaaaagacgcttCATAGTAAACTAATACTTATATTATTATGTTATGAAAATGACATCCGGAATAAGCCTTCGATGAATAACGCTTATGTTTGACtgttatcagtggtttgtttgcaTTCTCCACCAGATTTTATGACATAATCTCACAAAAAGAGTTATCTGTATTCATACTTCATatacttgctcatgaaatcaatgaattttttttataacaatttttattcagaccaatttgcgtatagctttacgtggccgatttacctatgtttttgttacataaaattatttttttattgttggatctcgttgtcacccttcttctagggggagaggagcttccatttccttctagcgaagattggaggtcattttgtccgttgctcatatcatccattgctacatcgttgaagttgtgagtggtttccgtatccttgttttcattgttgatcgcagtcttgggttcatttgcagttgctgtagatgcgctttgtacattgattgcagattgatagttggttagatggtgaatgtgtttttgaaacaggagcactgcattcactagtttccgttgttgagcggttgtccttgtttttgtttgttttgtttgttatc comes from Malaya genurostris strain Urasoe2022 chromosome 3, Malgen_1.1, whole genome shotgun sequence and encodes:
- the LOC131435236 gene encoding transmembrane protein 165, with translation MSGKSIMNKFLLRNIVRMMINCSYICTFYMMILCLLDTAGVGANKLPEEDISMVTELNKPDVESSGSPNEKKSGGFFNSDVGFIHAFVASFSVIIVSELGDKTFFIAAIMAMRHPRLTVFTGAIAALALMTVLSAVFGMAATIIPRVYTYYISTALFALFGLKMLKEGYYMSATEAAEELEEVQSDLRKREDELIRSMNNNRKETVELVLLNEQDSSSKALTSPDRTGGSTLNGSIHSLVSNRHDLPQPIRMSVSTSQLQASNLHLASHHLNDSINSINRNKHGSSKSLAVTVGEQNKQRQRARSGIVANGGIGTGTTVNGTVPNGLTDANEIVTSGSTGSLGQNKRLEKEASATLIQDAETGVIRKNKQQTAMNLLVRIFMQAFTMTFLAEWGDRSQLTTIILSARENVYGVIIGGVIGHAICTGLAVIGGRMIAQKISVRTVTLIGGVVFLLFAVSALFFSPEEEEPVKVSP